In Bogoriella caseilytica, the genomic window GGCGTTCGTCGAGGGCCACGATCTCGGCGTCGAGCACCACACTGGAGGCCTCGCGCACCACGTCGGAGATCCCCGCTAGCTCCGGGTAGGTGGCCGTCATGTCGTGGCCATTGCGGGAGACGATCCGGACCTCCCCGCCGTCGATACCGACGATGGCGCGCATCCCATCCCACTTCATCTCCAGCGACCACTGCGACCCGGCCAGATCGCCCGCCTCACCGGCGGTGGCCAGCATGGGCTCAGGCAGCGGCGGACGGCTCTCCTGGGCCCCCTCACGCGAGCCGGCGCTGCGACCGGAGCGGGACCGGCCTGCGGGAGAGTTGTCGGGGCGCGAGCGGGAGCTGCCCTGCTGCATGAGGTGAGCCAGCCACTGGTCGGCCTCGTCCTCGCCGCCGGTCCGGATCAGCGCCAGGGTGGCGCTCTTCCCCAACCCCGAAGCGCTCAGGCCGCCATCGTCCTGGCCGGTGAGCACCACGGAGACCTCATGGCCCTCGTGCCAGGTGCGGATCCGGTAGGTGCCGGTGTCCCAGATGCCCATCTCACCCGCGCCGTACTCCCCCTTCGGGATCGTGCCCGCGAAGTCCAGGTACTCCATCGGATGATCCTCGGTCTGTACCGCGAGCGCGTTCTTCTGCGAGGTCGGGATCCCCTTGGGCAGTGCCCAGGAGCGCAGCACGCCGCGGTGTTCCAGCCGCAGATCCCAGTGCAGGCGTGAGGCGTGATGCTCATGGATGACGAAGACCCCGTCGACAGAGTCGTCTGCGGCGCCGCGGGAGCTGCCCCGTCCGGGCATCGGTTCGGGCGTGCGCGCCGCGTCTCGTTTGTGGCGGTAGGTGGCGAGCAGATCCGCCGGAGTGAGCGCATCGAGGGGGTCCCCGAGTTTCTTCAGGCGGGCGAGGACCTCGTCGATCTCGAGGTGCGCGAGGCCCTCGTCCTCCAACTCTTCCCAGGTGCGCGGCGCGGCGACGGTCGGTCGCAGGCGCCCGCGCAGGGAGTAGGGCGCCACGGTGGTCTTCGAGGCACTGTTCTGCGACCAGTCCACCAGCACCTTGTTCTTCCGCAGTGACTTCTTCATGTCCGAGACCACCAGATCGGGATGGTCGGCCTCCAGGGAGCGCGCCAGTTCGTGGGCGACCTCGCGGATCTGCTCCGAGCTGTGGCTGCCCTCGGATGGCAAGCTGGAGTAGAGGTGGATCCCCTTGGAGCCGGAGGTGACCGGGACGGCGTCCAGGCCCATCCCCTGCAGCAGTGGGCGGATCAGCTGGGCCACCTCGGCACAGGCGACCAGCCCCATCCCGGGCCCGGGATCCAGGTCGAGCACCATGCGATCCGGTGGGCTCGGCCGGCCGGCGAGGTCGAGGCGCCACTGCGGCACGTGGATCTCCAGTGCCGCCACCTGCCCGAGCCAGGCCAGCGTGGCGGCGTTGTCGATCAGCGGATACGTCTTCGGCCCACCGGAATGCTCGAGGTCCCCGCGCACGATCCACGCCGGGGCAGAGGACTCCAGCGCCTTCACGAAGAAGGACTGGCCCGGATCGCGCTCGGTGCCGACGCCGTCCGGCCAGCGTTTGCGGGTGGCTGGGCGCCCGGCGGTGTGAGGCAGCAGGAAGGGCGCAACGTCGAGGAGGTATCGCAGCACATCCGCCTTGGTGGTGCCGGTGGCCGGGTAGAGCACCTTGTCGAGGCTGGACACTCGGAGGGTATGTCCGCCCACCTCGACGCTCTGTTCCGCGCTCATCGCCTCATCGTGCGCCGCCTCGCCACCTCCCGCCTCCCCACTCCCGCCAACACGTCCGTATCCTGAGATGCTGCCCTAGAGTGGTGGCTTGTGATTTCTGCACCGAAGGCCTCGCGACCTCCCGCAGCGGCTCCAGTCTCACGCCACACTCCCCTGGAGGACGCGTTCGGCCTGCTCACCGGAACCTTCGTGGCCTCCTTCGGTCTCTATCTGCTGTCGCTCACCGGCACCGTGACGGGAGGGACGGCAGGCTTGGCTCTGCTCATCTCCTACGCCACGTCCTTGCCGGTGGGGCCGCTGTTCTTCGTCATCAACCTGCCCTTCATGGCGGTGGCCGTCTGGTTGAAGGGCTGGCGCTTCACGCTGCGGTCGCTGGCCTGCATCGGCGCAGTCGCGGCACTGGAACGGCTACACGTGTGGGCCATGCCGGAGCTCGAGATGGAGCCGATCTACGGCGCCTTCACCGGCAACCTCCTGGTGGGCGTGGCGTTGTTGATCATCTTCCGCCACGGCGCGAGCCTGGGCGGTTTCAACGTGATGGCGATCCTGGCCCAGGAACGGTGGCGGTGGAACGCCGGCTACGTGCAGATGTCCATGGACGCCTCCGTGGTGCTGCTCTCGATCTTCGTGGTTGCCTGGCAGAACGTGGTGATCTCCGTCGTCGGTGCGGTCCTGTTGTCCATGGTGATCGCGCTGAATCACCGGCCCGGTCGTTACACGGGCGGCTGAGCCCGCAGCCTGGCCTTATCCCCGCCCGCTGGCGCACCCGACCGGGCCGCGATTGACTGAGGCCCTGCACACCAGGAGGGTTTGATGCGCGCGATCTGGAAGGGCTCGATCTCCTTCGGGCTGGTGAATGTTCCCGTGCGGCTGTTCTCCGCCACGGAGTCCCATGACCTCTCGCTCCACCAAGTGCATGAGGCCGACGGCGGGCGCATCCGCTATCAGCGCCGTTGTGCGAAATGCGGCGAAGTGGTGGAGTACGAGGACATCGACCGCGCCTTCCTCGCCGGGGAGCACACCGTGGTGCTCACCGATGAGGACTTCGAGAAGCTGCCGATCGAGCAGTCCCGCGAGATCTCGGTCGAGGAGTTCGTGCCCTCAGAGCAGATCGACCCGGTCATGCTGGGTAAGCCGTACTACCTCGCACCCGATGGCCGGGCGGGCAAGCCCTACGCCTTGCTCCGGCAGACCCTGCAGGAGGCCGAGCGCACGGCGGTGGTGACCTTCACCCTGCGCCGGCGTACCCGCCTGGGCGCGCTGCGGGTGCGCGAGAACGTGCTCGTGTTGCAGTCGCTGCTGTGGGCCGACGAGGTGCGGGAACCTGAGTTCCCCGAGGTGGAGAAGACGCCGAAGGTCACGAAGAAGGAGCTCGAGATGGCTGCCTCGCTGGTGAAGAGCTACGAGTCTGACTTCACCCCAGAGCGATTCACCGACGAGTACCAGGAACAGCTGCAGGAACTCGTGGACGCCAAACTCAGCTCCGGGGACGTGCGCGAGGTCGAGGACAATAAGGACGAGGATGACAGCGGTGAGGTCGTCTCGCTGATGGACGCCTTGCGCAAGTCGGTGGACGACTCCCGCAAACGCAAGGGCGCCTAGCTCGTGTCCCGACGACGCCGGGGTGGGTGATCCCGTCCGGCAAGGTCCCCGTTGACGTCGGTCGCCAGGTCGCGACCAGCTCGGTTCGAGCAGGCAGGCTCGCGGCGAAGGTCTGCTGGCTGCGCCCGACCGCGATGAGCTCTGACGTCGGCCAGCAACAGATCAGCTCAACGGTGCCTCGCGCCCCGGCGCGGAGCGTGGTACTGACTCGGCGGTGTCATTGCTGAGCGCGATCGCCTGGGCGACAAAGGCCTGTGCAGGTCTTTGTCGCTCACTGATCGTGACCGGATATGCCGGCGACCCTCAGGCCGGGACCGCCGCGCCCGCCAGTGCCCGCGCCGGGGCCCCAACCGAGGGCTGCGGTGCCGGCACCCGGGGTGCCGGGTGCTGGCCCGCCGGCGCGGCGACACTCTGCTTCGCCAGCACGCCGCGCACCTGGAGTTCAGGGACCACGGCGCGGATCAGGCCGGCCACGTCGGCAGGAACCGATCCGGGAATGACGACGAAGCCGTCGGCCGCCCCTACGGCCAGCCAGTGCTCGATGAGGTCGGCCACGTCATACGGCGTGCCGTGCGCGCTCAGCGCACCCTCCCACGGGGTCACTGATCCCCCTGCGATTTCCGCCACCAATCCGGCCCGCTCGATGGCGGACTCCCGCTCGGAGGCCACCACCAGGTGCAGATCCGCCAGCACGGTGACGGCGCCCTCGCGGCCCGCCGTCCGCGCCGCGGCCCGGACGGCCAAGCGCAGTTCGCGCGCCTGCTCGAGATCGCTCTGGCGGATCCGGACGATGTCCGCGAAGGCCCCAGCAGCAGCAGCCTCGGAGAGCGCCGAGACGCTGACCACCACGCGAGTGCGGCGCCGGTCCGGGCGCACCGAGGAGGCCAGTCGTGCGGCCTCGGTCAGGCTGAGGTGCAGGGCATGCCAGGTACCTGGCGATGGGTGGGCCTGGGCGAGCTCCGCTTCCGCGGTGGCCACCGCGCCCCTCCCGCTCACTTCGGCCACCAGGCCGGCGGAGGCGTGGGGGGCGATGCGCCGAGCGGCGCTGACCGGGTCCAGCCGGCCGTCGCGCACGGCGCGGTCGGAGCGCAGCCGGAACTCCGCGCCGAGCGTGACGAGGCCGATTCCGGCGCCGTGGGCGGCACGGGTGTAGGAGGCCAGCCGCGCGAGGTCGGCCTTCTCCACGGGTAGGTCCTCGGAGACGCCCAAGAGGTCCTCGGCGACGCCGAGTCCCGTGAGGTCCAGGCCGAGCCAGGCGTGACGCGCACCGGTGTGCAGAGTGGTGTTCAGGGTGGGCGAGTTGGCAACAGTCATGATGAGTACATCCCAGGGTGTCGTCGCGCTGCGTCCGCCCCGGGTGAGGGTGCGGTGAGGTCAGCGCGGTGAAGGGTGAAGGGCTCCCGGCTCGGCCGCATCCACCGGCGATGTGTCACTCATCGGCAGCGGGGCTCGAATCGGGGGTGACGCGTCGGCACCGGGGCCGCAGAGCTACGGCCGGGTGGCGGGGCGTCGCTTCGCGAACGTCTCAGGCGGACATTCGGGCACGACCACACATGCACATACACATGACCTCGGAGCGCAGAGTCGACGGCGACTGCCCGAGTGTGCGGTGAGTGTTCATGGTCGTGTCTGTTCCTTCGTGCTGGATGCACTGGATGCCCAAAGGGCTTGCCGGGTGGTCCGGCTGGAGTTGACGCTAGTGGCGCTCCAGGGCTCCGTCAAGTACTGGGCTCACGCCCGCGCCGTAGCCCAGCAGATGCAGGGCGTGGGCCGCCGCCACGTCGGCGCCGCCGATCAGGGGCGAGGGCACACCCGGGGTCGCACCGATCGCCGATCCGGGCTGCACATCGTTGACCGGGATGCCGATGGCGATCACCCGCTCGTCCTCGATGCCGTCGGCGTTTACGAGCGTGTACCGCGCCGGCGTCACATCCAGGGTGCGCGTGAGCACGCCGGCGCCGTCGGGGTTCGGGCGCGTGTGCAAGCGCGCACGTCCGCTATCCAGCAGCGCGCGCAGCAGAGGGTCGTTGGTGACGTCGACGTACCCCTTCGACATGCGCGTCTCGGCCAGCGTGCGGGCACGGTGCACGCGGCCCCGCACCGCGGAGGTGGCGGTGAAGACGCCCCCGGCCACGTCGATGGCTAGCCCCTCCCCCACCAGCTGCACGTGGCCGGAGCGCACCAGGGCCAGCAGCTGAGCGGTGCGATGCGGTGGCGGACCCGAGGCGAGCGCGACACCGAGGGCCTCGAACCACCCCTGGACGTCAGCCTGCAGCGATCGGGGGTGCAGGGCACCGTCTCGGGCGAGCTTGCCGGCCAGGGTGCGCAGGACCGCGAAAGCACGGTTGACCGCGGCGCGGGGGCTCTGTATCGGCGTGGTGATGGACTCCAGCTCCATCGCCTGCCAGCGCTGGACCCAGGCGTCCCAGGCGGGGCCGTCGGGGTCGACGACATCCGGCCGGTCCAGCCGGTCGAGGTCGATGCGGCGGTGGGGGTCGGCAACCAGCTCGGCCACCAGCGCGGTCAGGGCACCTCCCGGCGTGGCTCGTACGCGATCGATCAGCTCCTCGGCGCTCAGCGGCGCCGTGAGGGTGGCGGGATGCCAGGCACGCAGGGTCTCGAGGTGGGCCAGGGCGAGCTCCCGGGCGATCTGCGGCCAGATGTGCTCACGGAAGTCGAGATGGCGGCCCTGGGCTTGGTCGTCGAACCACTCCCGGGTGGCGAGCATGGGCCGGTATCCCTGCGGCAGGCCGCCGTAGAAGGACTTCGAGCGGTAGGGCAGGCCTCGGCGCGATCCCACGAGCAGCCGGGGCTCGCGGCCGGAGGGCCGGTAGGTGAGCTCGAAAGGTCTCGAGGAATCCTCGGCCTCGTACCGGCCGCCGCGCCCGGCGGTCAGCTCGGCCACGACGTCGAAGAAGTTCGCGCCGAGCCCGGCGACGAGTACGTCTTCCCCGGCCGGTAGCTGACTCCAGTCCCGTTCGGAGGGCATGCCGGGTTCGATATACGTCAGGCCCTGTTCCTGCGCGGCGTGCCGGAAGGCCTCCGTGGTGCCGTCGCGTCGCGCCTGGACCATTCCCTGGGCCAGGATCACCACGGGCGCTGCGAGGCGGATGCCGTCGGTGAAGTGCACGATCCGCTGCTCACCATCGGCCGTGACATCGCAGACCGATCCGGTGACCGGGATGATCTCGACCCCGCCTCGCGCAGCGATCGAGGCGAGCTGTTCGCGGAAGTAGACGCCCTGCAGACGCCGTGAGGGGAAGTCCCAGGGTCGCAGGCCGGAGATCTCCTCATCGGCCCAGCCCGGCCGGTCGGCTGGTCGCGGCGAGGCCTCGGCCCACTGCATCAGGTCCGGTCCAGGGGTGACCGGGCCGGACATCGGCGTGGATTCGTCCGGGTACACGGTGGTGTGCGCCGCATAGGTGTTGTTCAGGAAGTGGGGTGTCTGATCTGTGCGCCAGGTCGCGC contains:
- a CDS encoding ATP-dependent DNA ligase; amino-acid sequence: MSAEQSVEVGGHTLRVSSLDKVLYPATGTTKADVLRYLLDVAPFLLPHTAGRPATRKRWPDGVGTERDPGQSFFVKALESSAPAWIVRGDLEHSGGPKTYPLIDNAATLAWLGQVAALEIHVPQWRLDLAGRPSPPDRMVLDLDPGPGMGLVACAEVAQLIRPLLQGMGLDAVPVTSGSKGIHLYSSLPSEGSHSSEQIREVAHELARSLEADHPDLVVSDMKKSLRKNKVLVDWSQNSASKTTVAPYSLRGRLRPTVAAPRTWEELEDEGLAHLEIDEVLARLKKLGDPLDALTPADLLATYRHKRDAARTPEPMPGRGSSRGAADDSVDGVFVIHEHHASRLHWDLRLEHRGVLRSWALPKGIPTSQKNALAVQTEDHPMEYLDFAGTIPKGEYGAGEMGIWDTGTYRIRTWHEGHEVSVVLTGQDDGGLSASGLGKSATLALIRTGGEDEADQWLAHLMQQGSSRSRPDNSPAGRSRSGRSAGSREGAQESRPPLPEPMLATAGEAGDLAGSQWSLEMKWDGMRAIVGIDGGEVRIVSRNGHDMTATYPELAGISDVVREASSVVLDAEIVALDERRRASFSLLQQRIQAGSQREIDHLAEQIPVQLVVFDILEVEGQSCVRKTYEKRRELLATALDPEAHEAVVVPAPVADELEEALAESRRRGYEGVVAKRHGSRYASGRRSRAWLKLTHSLTQEAVVIGWRPGRGARSGAVGSLLLAVLDSGGGLRYAGRVGTGFREEEARDWVTQFERISRKTPPVPEVPAEVARDAHWVTPHRVGEVQFASWTGEGRMRHPRWRGWRHDKGPADLDPPP
- a CDS encoding YitT family protein produces the protein MISAPKASRPPAAAPVSRHTPLEDAFGLLTGTFVASFGLYLLSLTGTVTGGTAGLALLISYATSLPVGPLFFVINLPFMAVAVWLKGWRFTLRSLACIGAVAALERLHVWAMPELEMEPIYGAFTGNLLVGVALLIIFRHGASLGGFNVMAILAQERWRWNAGYVQMSMDASVVLLSIFVVAWQNVVISVVGAVLLSMVIALNHRPGRYTGG
- a CDS encoding Ku protein; amino-acid sequence: MRAIWKGSISFGLVNVPVRLFSATESHDLSLHQVHEADGGRIRYQRRCAKCGEVVEYEDIDRAFLAGEHTVVLTDEDFEKLPIEQSREISVEEFVPSEQIDPVMLGKPYYLAPDGRAGKPYALLRQTLQEAERTAVVTFTLRRRTRLGALRVRENVLVLQSLLWADEVREPEFPEVEKTPKVTKKELEMAASLVKSYESDFTPERFTDEYQEQLQELVDAKLSSGDVREVEDNKDEDDSGEVVSLMDALRKSVDDSRKRKGA
- a CDS encoding FAD/NAD(P)-binding protein — translated: MSDHIDLHADVIVVGGGPRGVSVVERLTARHSGVEAVQVAIIDAVEVGAGATWRTDQTPHFLNNTYAAHTTVYPDESTPMSGPVTPGPDLMQWAEASPRPADRPGWADEEISGLRPWDFPSRRLQGVYFREQLASIAARGGVEIIPVTGSVCDVTADGEQRIVHFTDGIRLAAPVVILAQGMVQARRDGTTEAFRHAAQEQGLTYIEPGMPSERDWSQLPAGEDVLVAGLGANFFDVVAELTAGRGGRYEAEDSSRPFELTYRPSGREPRLLVGSRRGLPYRSKSFYGGLPQGYRPMLATREWFDDQAQGRHLDFREHIWPQIARELALAHLETLRAWHPATLTAPLSAEELIDRVRATPGGALTALVAELVADPHRRIDLDRLDRPDVVDPDGPAWDAWVQRWQAMELESITTPIQSPRAAVNRAFAVLRTLAGKLARDGALHPRSLQADVQGWFEALGVALASGPPPHRTAQLLALVRSGHVQLVGEGLAIDVAGGVFTATSAVRGRVHRARTLAETRMSKGYVDVTNDPLLRALLDSGRARLHTRPNPDGAGVLTRTLDVTPARYTLVNADGIEDERVIAIGIPVNDVQPGSAIGATPGVPSPLIGGADVAAAHALHLLGYGAGVSPVLDGALERH